A DNA window from Massilia putida contains the following coding sequences:
- the dgoD gene encoding galactonate dehydratase, translating to MKIIRLTTYRVPPRWMLLKIETDEGVTGWGEPVIEGRARTVEAAVHELSDYLVGRDPGRINDLWQTMYRAGFYRGGPILMSAIAGIDQALWDIKGKVLGRPVYELLGGLVRDRMKTYSWVGGDRPAELIAGIAALREAGFDTFKMNGTEELGIVDSARKVDQAVARVAEVRSKFGFEIEFGVDFHGRVSAPMAKVLLRELEPYRPLFVEEPVLAEQDEYYRALADATSIPLAAGERMYSRFDFKRVFERGGLAIVQPDLSHAGGITECVKIAAMAEAHDIALAPHCPLGPVALASCLQVDFVAHNAVLQEQSMGIHYNQGAELLDYVKNKDDFRLSAGWIRPLPGPGLGVEIDEERVIEASREASDWRNPVWRHADGSVAEW from the coding sequence ATGAAAATCATCCGACTCACCACCTATCGCGTCCCGCCGCGCTGGATGCTGCTCAAGATCGAGACCGACGAGGGCGTCACCGGCTGGGGCGAACCCGTCATCGAGGGCCGCGCGCGCACGGTCGAGGCGGCGGTGCATGAACTGTCCGATTACCTGGTCGGCAGGGATCCTGGCCGGATCAACGATCTGTGGCAGACGATGTACCGTGCCGGCTTTTATCGCGGCGGCCCGATCCTGATGAGCGCCATCGCCGGCATCGACCAGGCGCTGTGGGACATCAAGGGCAAGGTGCTGGGCCGGCCGGTGTACGAACTGCTGGGCGGCCTGGTGCGCGACCGGATGAAGACGTACAGCTGGGTGGGCGGCGACCGTCCGGCCGAGCTGATCGCCGGCATCGCCGCGCTGCGCGAGGCCGGCTTCGACACGTTCAAGATGAACGGCACCGAGGAGCTGGGCATCGTCGACAGCGCGCGCAAGGTCGACCAGGCCGTCGCCCGCGTGGCCGAGGTGCGTTCGAAATTCGGCTTCGAGATCGAGTTCGGGGTCGACTTCCACGGCCGCGTGTCGGCACCGATGGCGAAGGTGCTGCTGCGCGAGCTGGAGCCGTACCGGCCGCTGTTCGTCGAGGAACCGGTGCTGGCCGAGCAGGACGAATACTACCGCGCGTTGGCCGACGCCACGTCGATTCCGCTGGCGGCCGGCGAGCGCATGTACTCGCGCTTCGACTTCAAGCGGGTGTTCGAGCGGGGCGGGCTCGCCATCGTGCAGCCGGACCTGTCGCACGCGGGCGGCATCACGGAATGCGTCAAGATCGCCGCGATGGCGGAAGCGCACGACATCGCGCTCGCGCCCCATTGCCCGCTCGGACCGGTGGCGCTGGCGTCGTGCCTGCAGGTCGACTTCGTCGCCCACAACGCCGTGCTGCAGGAGCAGAGCATGGGCATCCACTACAACCAGGGCGCCGAGTTGCTGGATTATGTGAAGAACAAGGACGATTTCCGCCTGAGCGCCGGCTGGATCCGGCCGCTGCCGGGGCCCGGCCTCGGCGTGGAGATCGACGAGGAACGCGTGATCGAGGCGAGCCGCGAGGCGTCCGACTGGCGCAATCCGGTCTGGCGCCACGCCGACGGCAGCGTGGCCGAGTGGTAA
- a CDS encoding H-NS histone family protein gives MAPIDLSGYDLAELKGLDFDIEQEIKRRGRDERERARARIHALAATAGIPLDALVQKALPRYRNPADSGQTWTGRGRQPRWIAEALASGRSLDEFKV, from the coding sequence ATGGCGCCGATCGATCTCAGCGGTTATGACTTGGCCGAACTGAAAGGTTTGGATTTCGACATCGAGCAGGAAATCAAGCGCCGCGGCCGCGACGAGCGCGAGCGCGCGCGCGCCCGCATCCACGCGCTCGCGGCCACCGCCGGCATCCCGCTGGATGCGCTCGTGCAGAAGGCGTTGCCGCGCTACCGCAACCCGGCCGACAGCGGCCAGACCTGGACGGGGCGGGGACGCCAGCCGCGCTGGATCGCGGAGGCGCTGGCGAGCGGCCGGTCGCTGGACGAGTTCAAGGTCTGA
- a CDS encoding LysE family translocator, with the protein MSMFASMAAFALATSISPGPVNVVALGSGARHGFGASLAHVTGATAGFCLLLVLAGLGLHEVVSAWPQVTAVVRWAGVVFLLYMAWKLAADGGELGASHTPARPSMLQGAAMQWLSPKAWLAALAGMGTYASDGDAAAVWLFAAIYFVVCWLSVAAWAWAGSRLQACLDTPHRVRFFNRTMAGMLVMSVVYLAAA; encoded by the coding sequence ATGAGCATGTTCGCCTCGATGGCCGCTTTCGCCCTCGCCACCTCCATCTCTCCCGGTCCCGTCAACGTCGTCGCCCTCGGCAGCGGTGCCCGCCACGGCTTCGGGGCCAGCCTGGCCCACGTGACCGGCGCGACGGCCGGCTTCTGCCTGCTGCTCGTGCTGGCAGGGCTCGGCCTGCACGAAGTGGTCAGCGCCTGGCCCCAGGTGACGGCCGTCGTGCGCTGGGCCGGTGTCGTTTTTCTGCTCTACATGGCGTGGAAACTGGCCGCCGATGGGGGCGAACTGGGCGCGTCGCACACGCCGGCGCGGCCGTCGATGCTGCAAGGCGCCGCCATGCAGTGGCTGAGTCCCAAGGCCTGGCTGGCCGCGCTGGCGGGCATGGGCACGTATGCGTCCGACGGCGACGCGGCGGCCGTCTGGCTGTTCGCGGCGATTTATTTCGTCGTGTGCTGGCTGTCGGTCGCCGCCTGGGCCTGGGCCGGCAGCCGCCTGCAGGCGTGCCTGGACACGCCGCACCGGGTCCGGTTCTTCAACCGCACCATGGCGGGCATGCTCGTGATGAGCGTCGTCTACCTGGCGGCGGCGTGA
- a CDS encoding LysR substrate-binding domain-containing protein, which yields MSDPRSDRFVRAYLKTRHLVLLVELGRHGSIMQAAQAANLTQPAASKLLGELEHALGVTLFERLPRGVEPTWYGKVLIRRAGASLAEMDAAYQEVMELMSGLRGRVAVGAILTPSTTLVPAAVTLLKSRHARLNVSIEVDSSKQLVERLRAGDLDIVIGRIVDGAIADEFHFEPITDEPHCLIVRAGHPLLGARGLDLADLARQAWIVPPAGSMVRDRIAALFLTQGLEQPAETVSTAELPVVTTLLLGSDMVAPMSVELVKPYLDSGLLAVLPYELNLRMDVYGIITRRHHQLSPAAEAMLGALRETATRPKPTARVTYIKSG from the coding sequence ATGTCCGATCCACGTTCCGACCGCTTCGTCCGCGCCTACCTCAAGACGCGCCACCTCGTCCTGCTCGTGGAACTCGGCCGGCACGGATCGATCATGCAGGCCGCCCAGGCCGCGAACCTGACGCAGCCGGCGGCGTCGAAGCTGCTCGGCGAGCTGGAACACGCGCTGGGCGTCACCTTGTTCGAGCGCTTGCCGCGCGGGGTCGAGCCGACCTGGTACGGCAAGGTGCTGATCCGCCGCGCCGGCGCTTCTCTGGCCGAGATGGACGCGGCCTACCAGGAAGTGATGGAACTGATGTCCGGCCTGCGCGGTCGCGTCGCGGTCGGCGCGATCCTGACGCCGTCGACGACCTTGGTGCCCGCCGCCGTCACCCTGCTCAAGTCGCGCCATGCGCGGCTGAACGTGTCGATCGAAGTGGACAGCAGCAAGCAGCTGGTCGAGCGCCTGCGCGCGGGCGACCTGGACATCGTCATCGGCCGCATCGTCGACGGCGCCATCGCCGACGAATTCCATTTCGAGCCCATCACCGACGAGCCGCACTGCCTGATCGTGCGGGCCGGCCACCCGCTGCTGGGCGCGCGCGGCCTGGACCTGGCCGACCTGGCGCGGCAGGCGTGGATCGTGCCGCCGGCCGGCAGCATGGTGCGCGACCGGATCGCGGCGCTGTTCCTCACGCAGGGCCTGGAGCAGCCGGCGGAGACCGTGTCGACGGCCGAGCTCCCCGTCGTGACGACGCTGCTGCTGGGCAGCGACATGGTCGCGCCGATGTCGGTGGAACTCGTGAAACCCTACCTGGACAGCGGCTTGCTGGCCGTGCTGCCGTACGAATTGAATCTGCGCATGGACGTCTACGGCATCATCACGCGCCGCCACCACCAGCTGTCGCCGGCGGCGGAAGCCATGCTGGGCGCGCTGCGCGAGACGGCGACGCGGCCCAAGCCGACGGCGCGCGTCACCTATATCAAATCCGGATAG
- a CDS encoding 2-dehydro-3-deoxy-6-phosphogalactonate aldolase, protein MNLPDLPFVAILRGLDPGDAAAVGRVLFDAGWRMLEVPLNRPGALDAMRILVDMAPPDAIVGGGTMLSVADVDAVAQAGGRLFVSPNCNPAVIAHARAAGMLCAPGVATPTEAFAALDAGAHALKLFPAESIGPAGLKAMKSVLPAATPLWPVGGVTPGRIPAWRAAGATGAGIGSQLFTPGVTLDELAQRAAAFAQAWRA, encoded by the coding sequence ATGAATCTCCCCGATCTGCCCTTCGTCGCCATCCTGCGCGGCCTCGACCCCGGCGACGCCGCCGCGGTGGGCCGCGTGCTGTTCGACGCCGGCTGGCGCATGCTCGAAGTGCCGCTGAACCGGCCGGGCGCGCTGGACGCCATGCGCATCCTCGTCGACATGGCGCCGCCCGACGCCATCGTGGGGGGCGGCACGATGCTGAGCGTCGCCGACGTCGATGCCGTCGCGCAGGCCGGCGGCCGGCTGTTCGTGTCACCGAACTGCAACCCGGCCGTGATCGCGCACGCGCGCGCGGCCGGCATGTTGTGCGCGCCGGGTGTCGCCACGCCGACGGAAGCCTTCGCCGCGCTGGACGCGGGCGCGCACGCATTGAAACTGTTCCCGGCCGAGTCCATCGGCCCCGCCGGCCTCAAGGCGATGAAGTCCGTGCTGCCCGCCGCAACGCCCTTGTGGCCCGTGGGCGGCGTGACGCCCGGGCGGATCCCCGCGTGGAGGGCGGCGGGGGCCACGGGCGCGGGAATCGGCAGCCAGCTGTTCACGCCCGGCGTGACGCTGGACGAACTGGCGCAGCGCGCCGCGGCGTTCGCACAGGCCTGGCGCGCCTGA
- a CDS encoding rhamnogalacturonidase — protein sequence MNRDYPMTAAGTARRRLLLALGAGACANALRPAYAGASSTDVDVRAFGARGDGMTLDTDAINAAIAAAGAAGGGTVRFPAGRYLSFSIRLQSRVALYLDAGSVIVAADPARDPGRYDAAEPNAYDAYQDFGHSHWHNSLIWGENLEGIAILGPGRIWGRGLTRSGPGANRPSKAGDMPSSLGDKDPMGERARAGTVFGAEMDGKGNKAIALKNCRNVLLRDVSMLKCGHFALLATGVDNLTIANVTVDTERDGFDIDCCRNVRISDCAVNTPNDDAICLKSSYALGRARFTEHVAITGCQVSGFDLGSLLDGTFKTTQVKAPDEEGVCGRIKLGTESNGGFRNIAIANCVFEHCRGLAIESVDGAVIEDVTVDNLAMRDLTTAPLFIRLGRRLRAPAGSPVGAIRRINISNVVVSQANAPYASIVAGLPEAPVEDVRLANITIVYGGGGTAADARRAPPEQPDHYPEPSMFGVTPAYGLYVRHARNVEVHHADLRTAAPDARPPVVLDDVAGERFDHVQLGRAAGVPAIRRIRPAAAPRGA from the coding sequence ATGAACCGTGACTATCCGATGACAGCCGCCGGCACGGCCCGGCGCCGCCTTCTGCTCGCCCTCGGCGCGGGCGCCTGCGCCAACGCGCTGCGTCCCGCGTATGCTGGCGCGTCGTCCACCGACGTCGACGTGCGCGCATTCGGCGCGCGCGGCGACGGCATGACGCTCGACACGGACGCCATCAACGCCGCCATCGCGGCCGCCGGCGCCGCCGGCGGCGGCACGGTGCGCTTTCCGGCGGGCCGCTACCTGAGCTTTTCGATCCGCCTGCAAAGCCGCGTCGCGCTGTACCTCGATGCGGGCAGCGTCATCGTCGCGGCCGATCCGGCGCGGGACCCGGGCCGCTACGACGCCGCCGAGCCGAACGCATACGACGCCTACCAGGACTTCGGCCACAGCCACTGGCACAACTCGCTGATCTGGGGCGAGAATCTGGAAGGCATCGCCATCCTCGGCCCCGGCCGCATCTGGGGCCGGGGCCTCACGCGTTCGGGGCCCGGCGCGAACCGGCCGTCGAAGGCGGGCGACATGCCGTCCTCGCTCGGCGACAAGGATCCGATGGGCGAGCGCGCACGCGCCGGCACGGTGTTCGGCGCGGAGATGGACGGCAAGGGCAACAAGGCGATCGCGCTGAAGAACTGCCGCAACGTGCTGCTGCGCGACGTGTCCATGCTCAAGTGCGGCCACTTCGCGCTGCTGGCGACCGGCGTCGACAACCTGACGATCGCGAACGTCACCGTCGACACGGAGCGCGACGGCTTCGACATCGATTGCTGCCGCAACGTGCGCATCAGCGACTGCGCGGTCAACACGCCGAACGACGACGCGATCTGCCTGAAGAGTTCCTACGCATTGGGCCGCGCGCGCTTCACGGAGCACGTCGCCATCACGGGGTGCCAGGTGTCCGGCTTCGACCTCGGATCGCTGCTGGACGGCACGTTCAAGACCACGCAGGTGAAGGCGCCGGACGAGGAGGGCGTGTGCGGCCGCATCAAGCTGGGCACGGAATCGAACGGCGGCTTCCGTAATATCGCGATCGCGAACTGCGTGTTCGAGCACTGCCGCGGCCTGGCCATCGAAAGCGTGGACGGCGCCGTCATCGAGGACGTCACCGTCGACAACCTCGCGATGCGCGACCTGACGACGGCGCCGCTGTTCATCCGCCTCGGCCGGCGCCTGCGCGCCCCCGCCGGCTCGCCCGTCGGTGCGATCCGCAGGATCAACATCAGCAATGTCGTCGTGTCGCAGGCGAACGCGCCGTATGCGTCCATCGTGGCGGGCCTGCCGGAAGCGCCCGTCGAGGACGTGAGGCTGGCTAACATCACCATCGTGTACGGCGGCGGCGGCACGGCTGCGGATGCGAGGCGGGCGCCGCCCGAGCAGCCGGACCATTATCCGGAACCCAGCATGTTCGGCGTCACGCCCGCGTACGGCCTGTACGTGCGCCATGCGCGCAACGTCGAGGTGCACCATGCCGACTTGCGCACCGCCGCGCCGGATGCCCGGCCGCCCGTCGTGCTGGACGACGTGGCGGGCGAGCGCTTCGATCACGTGCAACTGGGGCGCGCGGCCGGCGTCCCGGCAATCCGCAGAATCAGGCCGGCAGCGGCTCCGCGTGGCGCTTGA
- a CDS encoding YciI family protein, giving the protein MTKFLISFPASAMDVPAEDMPAVSDASHAVIREAKAAGVYVFGGGINSEVAPVVVAADGSRTTGTYPQTREFDGGFCVLELPSRADAVQWAARLAAACRCAQELREFYYDPDS; this is encoded by the coding sequence ATGACAAAGTTTCTTATCTCGTTCCCTGCAAGTGCGATGGATGTTCCTGCCGAAGACATGCCTGCGGTGAGTGATGCGTCGCATGCGGTCATCCGGGAAGCAAAGGCTGCCGGGGTCTACGTGTTTGGCGGCGGCATCAACAGCGAGGTCGCGCCGGTCGTCGTTGCCGCGGACGGGAGCCGCACCACCGGGACATACCCGCAGACCAGGGAGTTCGACGGCGGCTTTTGCGTGCTCGAGCTTCCGTCCAGGGCAGATGCCGTGCAATGGGCGGCCAGGCTCGCTGCGGCCTGCCGCTGTGCCCAGGAGCTGCGCGAGTTCTACTACGATCCTGACAGCTGA
- a CDS encoding SDR family oxidoreductase, whose amino-acid sequence MNGRLEGKVAIVTGSTMGIGAAVARRFVREGARVVINSHVMDAAAQALSGELGGMRSLFVQADITDPGATERLAELALERFGRIDILVNNAGVNVFADPLELDAEGWRRCMSLDLDGAWNACRAVLPAMLAEGRGSIVNIASVHGHKVIKGCFAYPVAKHGLIGLTRSLGVEYAARGIRVNSISPGLIMTERIEAWLASCPDPEAERSRQAALLPCGWIGEPEDVANAALFLASDEARFVNATDLLVDGGRSQVYHD is encoded by the coding sequence ATGAACGGACGACTCGAAGGGAAGGTGGCGATCGTCACCGGTTCCACCATGGGTATCGGCGCCGCCGTGGCGCGCCGGTTCGTGCGCGAAGGCGCGCGCGTGGTCATCAACAGCCACGTCATGGATGCCGCCGCGCAGGCGCTGAGCGGGGAGCTGGGCGGTATGCGCAGCCTGTTCGTCCAGGCCGACATCACCGACCCCGGCGCGACGGAGCGCCTGGCGGAACTGGCGCTGGAGCGTTTCGGCCGCATCGACATCCTCGTCAACAATGCGGGCGTCAACGTGTTCGCCGATCCGCTCGAACTGGACGCGGAGGGCTGGCGGCGCTGCATGTCGCTCGACCTGGACGGCGCCTGGAACGCCTGCCGCGCCGTGCTGCCGGCGATGCTGGCGGAAGGCAGAGGCAGCATCGTCAACATCGCGTCCGTGCACGGCCACAAGGTGATCAAGGGTTGTTTTGCCTATCCCGTCGCGAAGCACGGGCTGATCGGGCTGACGCGCTCGCTCGGCGTCGAGTACGCGGCGCGGGGCATCCGCGTGAATTCGATCTCGCCTGGCCTGATCATGACGGAGCGGATCGAGGCCTGGCTGGCCAGTTGCCCCGACCCCGAAGCGGAACGCAGCCGGCAGGCGGCACTGCTGCCGTGCGGCTGGATCGGGGAGCCGGAGGACGTGGCCAACGCGGCGCTGTTCCTCGCCAGCGACGAGGCGCGGTTCGTGAACGCGACGGATCTGCTGGTGGATGGGGGCAGGAGCCAGGTTTATCACGACTGA
- a CDS encoding 2-dehydro-3-deoxygalactonokinase has translation MDTSAPPTAPRLLGIDWGTSNRRAYLVDAAGTCLAERADDQGMLAARPDFAGSFAQLLAALDVGPGIPVVASGMVGSAQGWREVPYLDVNVPLEALPDHVSRIDDPRAPRPCLVVPGYAQRGGHVDVMRGEETQLLGAVALGRRDGWFVLPGTHSKWVLLADGVVRRIATFMTGELFATLAAHGTLAPLMAQDGGDDGAFAAGLDEARRGAPLSNALFGVRARVVTGGMPAAHARSFVSGLLVGAEFVAAGGDAPLTCIGSDALRGRYARAAAHFGMTLSGLDPDRVYCAALARFLDRMSP, from the coding sequence ATGGATACGTCCGCGCCACCTACCGCCCCGCGCCTGCTCGGCATTGACTGGGGCACGAGCAACCGCCGCGCCTACCTCGTCGACGCGGCCGGCACCTGCCTGGCCGAACGGGCCGACGACCAGGGCATGCTGGCCGCCCGCCCCGATTTCGCGGGATCGTTCGCACAACTGCTGGCCGCGCTGGACGTGGGCCCGGGTATTCCCGTCGTGGCTTCCGGCATGGTGGGCAGCGCCCAGGGCTGGCGCGAAGTCCCTTATCTCGACGTCAACGTGCCGCTGGAGGCGCTGCCGGACCACGTGTCCCGCATCGACGATCCACGTGCCCCACGCCCCTGCCTGGTCGTTCCCGGCTACGCCCAGCGCGGCGGACACGTGGACGTGATGCGCGGCGAAGAGACCCAGCTGCTGGGCGCCGTCGCGCTGGGTCGCCGCGACGGTTGGTTCGTGCTGCCGGGGACGCACAGCAAATGGGTGCTCCTGGCCGATGGCGTTGTCCGGCGCATCGCCACGTTCATGACGGGCGAACTGTTCGCGACCCTGGCCGCGCACGGCACGCTGGCGCCGCTGATGGCGCAAGACGGCGGCGACGATGGCGCCTTCGCCGCCGGCCTGGATGAAGCCCGCCGCGGCGCGCCGCTGTCGAACGCGCTGTTCGGCGTGCGCGCCCGCGTCGTCACGGGCGGCATGCCGGCCGCGCACGCGCGGTCGTTCGTCAGCGGCCTGCTCGTCGGCGCCGAATTCGTCGCGGCCGGCGGCGACGCGCCGCTGACCTGCATCGGATCAGACGCATTGCGGGGCCGCTACGCGCGCGCCGCCGCTCATTTCGGCATGACGCTCTCCGGCCTCGATCCGGACCGCGTGTATTGCGCCGCGCTGGCGCGCTTCCTGGACCGGATGTCCCCATGA
- a CDS encoding helix-turn-helix transcriptional regulator produces the protein MTRPDRHRAQQTFWRDPALPFIEARRVADGRGLHYGRHWHETHSIGVITGGRSTYVNGTHAEVVEQGAVVVVNPGDVHGCNPVGDAPWSYVMFYLDAVWLGRVQARLRGESDPAFRPYDQAALRAPHVVDAGVRLFGVLTDARRGVAEREAAVVDFVALLDGELAPGRHPEAVTQKVERVAEYIDAHFANALPLQDLCDAAHLSGSYLIRAFKKRYGVAPHEYQTNRRIQYAKARLRAGAPIAQVALDVGFSDQAHFQRVFKRMTAATPGQYRD, from the coding sequence ATGACCCGACCCGACCGACACCGCGCGCAGCAGACCTTCTGGCGCGACCCCGCCTTGCCGTTCATCGAAGCCCGCCGCGTCGCGGACGGACGCGGCCTGCACTACGGGCGCCACTGGCACGAGACGCATTCCATCGGCGTCATCACGGGCGGCCGCAGCACGTACGTCAACGGGACGCATGCGGAAGTGGTGGAGCAGGGGGCTGTCGTCGTCGTCAATCCGGGGGACGTCCACGGCTGCAATCCGGTGGGCGATGCGCCGTGGTCGTATGTGATGTTTTACCTTGATGCTGTCTGGCTGGGACGCGTCCAGGCGCGCCTGCGCGGCGAGTCCGATCCCGCGTTTCGTCCGTACGACCAGGCCGCGCTGCGCGCGCCGCACGTGGTGGACGCGGGCGTGCGGCTGTTCGGCGTGCTGACGGATGCGCGGCGCGGCGTGGCCGAACGCGAGGCCGCCGTCGTCGACTTCGTGGCGCTATTGGACGGCGAACTCGCGCCGGGACGCCATCCGGAAGCCGTGACGCAAAAGGTGGAGCGGGTCGCGGAATATATCGACGCGCATTTCGCGAACGCCCTGCCTTTGCAGGACTTATGCGATGCCGCGCACCTGTCCGGCTCCTACCTGATCCGCGCGTTCAAGAAGCGCTACGGCGTCGCGCCGCACGAATACCAGACGAACCGCCGCATCCAGTACGCGAAGGCGCGGCTGCGTGCGGGCGCGCCGATCGCCCAGGTGGCGCTGGACGTCGGCTTTTCCGACCAGGCCCATTTCCAGCGCGTCTTCAAGCGGATGACGGCCGCGACCCCGGGCCAGTACCGGGACTGA